One window of the Thermomicrobiales bacterium genome contains the following:
- a CDS encoding NAD(P)/FAD-dependent oxidoreductase, which produces MTVGQSGSVDVAIIGAGAAGLGAAKALQAAGKSFVVFEAMDRSGGRAWTDTGTFGVPVDWGCHWLHSASINPMRQYADELGVDYLSHAVPWKVAQHGTVLNESKSDELFTELVRLYEVGLGAGAAGQDVALSDVVDTGSPAYSFFESAIQAEWGFTPAQVSTLDAARYKDTDENFAVTNGYGALVQQVAAGVPVELNTTVQQVVLDGNGVRVVTDRGAVEASAVIVTVSTNVLARQLIAFEPGLPDWKLAAAAAVPLGSDNKVVLQIDRRALGIDEHCSVRIPFPGAPWFNVQTLPFGRDIVSIYMGGPLSAELEASGSEAQIAAGIEAMKSAFGSHIEAAIGARGASAWGLEPSILGAYGAARPGEADLRADLAKPVEDRIFFCGEATHPHFFSTCHGAWMSGERAAAEAVAIL; this is translated from the coding sequence ATGACAGTCGGTCAGAGTGGAAGCGTCGACGTTGCCATCATTGGAGCTGGAGCTGCCGGGCTGGGCGCTGCCAAAGCGCTGCAAGCCGCTGGCAAGTCGTTCGTGGTGTTCGAGGCGATGGATAGGTCCGGCGGTCGAGCGTGGACCGATACCGGCACGTTTGGAGTGCCGGTCGACTGGGGATGCCACTGGCTGCATTCGGCGTCCATCAATCCGATGCGCCAGTACGCCGATGAGCTCGGAGTCGACTATCTGTCCCACGCTGTTCCCTGGAAGGTTGCCCAACATGGAACTGTCCTGAACGAGTCGAAATCCGACGAACTCTTCACGGAGCTCGTTCGCCTCTATGAGGTTGGACTGGGTGCTGGCGCCGCCGGGCAGGATGTGGCCTTGAGCGATGTGGTCGATACGGGCAGCCCGGCCTATTCGTTCTTCGAGTCGGCAATCCAGGCGGAATGGGGGTTCACGCCAGCACAGGTTTCGACCCTCGACGCGGCGCGATACAAGGACACCGACGAGAACTTCGCCGTCACGAACGGCTACGGAGCGCTGGTCCAGCAGGTCGCCGCGGGAGTCCCGGTCGAACTGAACACGACAGTCCAGCAGGTGGTGCTCGACGGCAACGGTGTGCGCGTCGTTACCGATCGCGGCGCAGTCGAGGCCAGCGCGGTCATCGTCACGGTCTCCACCAATGTCCTGGCGCGTCAGCTCATCGCTTTCGAACCCGGTCTACCTGACTGGAAACTCGCCGCCGCGGCCGCGGTGCCGCTGGGCTCGGACAATAAGGTCGTTCTACAGATCGATCGGCGGGCGCTTGGCATCGATGAACACTGCAGCGTGCGCATTCCCTTCCCCGGCGCTCCCTGGTTCAACGTGCAGACATTGCCATTTGGGCGTGACATCGTCTCCATCTACATGGGGGGACCGCTGAGCGCCGAGCTGGAAGCGTCCGGCAGTGAGGCTCAGATCGCCGCGGGTATCGAAGCGATGAAATCCGCCTTCGGCAGCCACATCGAAGCTGCCATCGGAGCGCGCGGCGCCTCCGCCTGGGGGCTGGAGCCATCGATCCTGGGCGCGTATGGGGCCGCTCGTCCCGGAGAAGCCGACCTTCGCGCTGATCTCGCGAAACCGGTCGAGGATCGAATCTTCTTCTGCGGAGAGGCAACCCACCCGCATTTCTTCTCCACCTGCCATGGCGCCTGGATGTCGGGAGAGCGAGCCGCCGCGGAGGCAGTAGCCATTCTCTAG
- a CDS encoding aldose 1-epimerase family protein yields MNLYGSEISPAELLRRVGRLDQAAGVRLVTLGDGLERGVRVLEFRTGSGFVFEVIVDRAFDIGRCEYRGMPIGWESAVGYGGPWYAEQLGLGFLRNWGGGLLTTCGIDHALFMATDTAEQYHYPPKQTEEFGLHGRISNRPARLAGYGVRWDGDDAVLWAEGEVSQASVFGEHLVLTRRIEARVGDAHFTIHDEVANRGWDPTPHMMLYHINIGFPVVDEGAELLVPTRSVTPRGDFPVEGYRMLEAPAPAHVERVVEHDVLTEPNGAVPVGIVNRARGIGAYEIFDANQLPFHFVWRMLGEGTYVVGIEPCTNRPAGRMDARERGELIILEPGESRRYDLELGALTTEGEMDAFSNRVSALGGI; encoded by the coding sequence AGACGAGTCGGCCGGCTCGATCAGGCGGCTGGTGTGCGCCTGGTCACACTGGGCGATGGGCTGGAACGCGGAGTGCGCGTGCTCGAATTCCGTACGGGTTCGGGTTTTGTCTTCGAAGTCATCGTCGACCGCGCGTTCGACATCGGCCGTTGCGAATACCGCGGCATGCCGATCGGCTGGGAGTCGGCGGTTGGATATGGGGGGCCCTGGTATGCCGAGCAGCTTGGGCTGGGGTTCTTGCGCAACTGGGGCGGCGGGTTGTTGACCACATGCGGTATCGACCACGCGCTCTTCATGGCGACCGACACCGCGGAGCAGTACCACTATCCGCCCAAACAGACCGAGGAGTTCGGTCTGCATGGCCGCATCTCGAACCGTCCCGCCCGTTTGGCCGGGTACGGCGTGCGCTGGGACGGCGACGACGCCGTGCTCTGGGCGGAAGGAGAGGTGTCGCAGGCGTCGGTCTTCGGTGAGCATCTGGTGCTGACGCGCCGAATCGAAGCCAGGGTCGGAGACGCGCATTTCACGATTCACGACGAGGTTGCGAATCGGGGATGGGACCCGACCCCTCACATGATGCTCTATCACATCAACATCGGGTTTCCAGTGGTGGACGAAGGGGCCGAACTGCTGGTCCCGACCCGCAGCGTTACGCCACGCGGGGATTTTCCAGTCGAGGGCTACCGCATGCTGGAAGCGCCTGCGCCTGCGCATGTGGAGCGCGTCGTCGAGCATGACGTGCTCACTGAACCGAACGGCGCCGTGCCGGTCGGCATCGTGAATCGCGCGCGAGGCATCGGCGCCTACGAAATCTTCGACGCCAACCAGCTTCCATTCCACTTCGTCTGGCGCATGTTGGGCGAGGGAACCTATGTCGTCGGCATCGAGCCGTGCACCAATCGTCCCGCCGGTCGAATGGACGCCCGCGAACGGGGGGAACTCATCATTCTCGAACCGGGAGAATCGCGCCGCTACGATCTCGAGCTCGGGGCGCTGACGACCGAGGGTGAAATGGATGCATTCAGCAATCGTGTTTCTGCACTGGGAGGGATCTAG
- a CDS encoding HAD family phosphatase — MDGSRSARALIFDMDGLLVDSEGLAAVAMDHLLEEYQLERDPAIHSKLLGRRIVEALAIVREGYGMQEDVDVLIARYSVLRSKQLEAVTPMPFAREIIERARLAGLPIGLATSGARVHVDISLGRTGLAGLFDSETTGDEVTRGKPAPDLFLMAADRLGVDPADAVVLEDSPLGVEAARAAGARVIAVLGHPEREAVFPVAPDVIVDDLDQAAEWLGLPRLR, encoded by the coding sequence ATGGACGGATCACGGTCGGCGCGCGCCCTCATTTTCGACATGGACGGACTGCTCGTCGATAGCGAGGGGTTGGCTGCCGTGGCCATGGATCACCTGCTGGAGGAGTACCAGCTGGAGCGCGACCCGGCGATTCACAGCAAGCTGCTTGGCCGGCGGATCGTGGAGGCGCTCGCTATTGTGCGCGAAGGCTATGGCATGCAAGAGGATGTCGATGTCCTCATCGCGCGGTATAGCGTGCTGCGCTCGAAGCAGCTCGAGGCGGTGACGCCGATGCCCTTTGCGCGCGAGATCATCGAGCGCGCCCGGCTCGCAGGCCTGCCTATTGGATTGGCAACGTCTGGCGCGCGGGTGCATGTCGATATTTCGCTTGGCCGCACGGGGCTGGCCGGTCTCTTCGATTCAGAAACAACTGGCGACGAAGTCACGCGGGGTAAACCGGCGCCCGATTTGTTTCTCATGGCTGCGGATCGCCTTGGAGTCGATCCGGCGGATGCCGTGGTGCTGGAAGACTCGCCTCTTGGAGTCGAAGCCGCCCGAGCAGCGGGAGCGCGGGTCATTGCGGTGCTTGGCCATCCTGAGCGCGAAGCGGTCTTCCCCGTTGCGCCTGATGTCATCGTCGATGATCTCGATCAGGCCGCCGAATGGCTCGGTCTTCCACGTTTGCGCTGA
- a CDS encoding DUF1269 domain-containing protein yields MATLSAWLFDTPDGAAQAENLLLDLQKQQILVVEDAATVSWPEGQKKPKTKELTSMGWAGAGMGGMWGLLFGLLFFVPLLGVAIGAGIGALMGHFSDYGISKDFIDSVKAKVVPGTSALFLMSSNANTEKVAEEVKKAGIKAELIQSNLSDEQAAELRKTFSDNE; encoded by the coding sequence ATGGCAACACTTTCCGCGTGGCTGTTCGATACGCCGGACGGCGCGGCGCAGGCTGAGAACCTGCTCCTGGACTTGCAGAAGCAGCAGATTCTGGTTGTGGAGGATGCAGCCACGGTCAGTTGGCCGGAAGGTCAGAAGAAGCCAAAGACCAAGGAGCTCACCAGCATGGGCTGGGCGGGAGCCGGCATGGGCGGAATGTGGGGGCTGCTCTTCGGGCTCCTCTTCTTCGTCCCGTTGCTGGGCGTGGCCATCGGCGCCGGTATCGGCGCGCTCATGGGTCACTTCTCTGACTATGGCATCAGCAAGGATTTCATCGACTCGGTGAAGGCCAAGGTCGTCCCGGGCACATCCGCGCTCTTCCTGATGTCCTCGAATGCCAACACCGAAAAGGTCGCCGAGGAAGTCAAGAAGGCCGGCATCAAGGCCGAGCTCATTCAGTCGAACCTGAGCGACGAGCAGGCCGCTGAGCTGCGCAAGACGTTCAGCGACAACGAGTAA
- a CDS encoding SDR family oxidoreductase produces MGNRLDGKVTIVTGASSGIGRAAAERFAGEGAAVVMAARRPEPLEAAAREIQQTTGNDAVIAVPADVSREDDAIAMVAAAVSAWGRLDGIFNAAGISGRRFGDGPAADCTLDGWNIVLESNLTSVFLCTKHALRVMEPQGSGSIVNLASVLGMVGGDEDFATHAYAASKGGIIAFTRAVASHYAPMGIRANVVAPGLIRTNMSLRAQENPGILAKLPHLQPLTGDFGEASDVAAAALYLLSDDARFVTGTVLPVDGGWTVR; encoded by the coding sequence GTGGGCAATCGACTCGATGGCAAAGTCACGATCGTCACCGGCGCAAGCAGCGGCATCGGTAGAGCAGCCGCCGAACGCTTTGCCGGGGAAGGCGCGGCTGTCGTGATGGCGGCGCGCCGTCCCGAACCGCTCGAAGCGGCAGCGCGTGAGATTCAGCAGACGACCGGCAATGACGCGGTCATCGCTGTTCCAGCCGACGTCTCACGGGAAGACGATGCGATTGCCATGGTTGCCGCAGCGGTTTCGGCATGGGGACGTTTGGACGGTATCTTCAATGCGGCAGGAATCAGCGGCCGCCGGTTTGGCGACGGTCCGGCCGCCGATTGCACGCTCGACGGCTGGAACATCGTCCTCGAATCGAACCTCACCAGTGTCTTCCTCTGCACCAAGCACGCGTTGCGGGTGATGGAACCGCAGGGCAGCGGATCCATCGTGAATCTCGCCTCGGTGCTCGGCATGGTGGGTGGCGACGAGGACTTCGCCACCCATGCCTACGCCGCAAGCAAAGGCGGAATCATCGCGTTCACGCGTGCGGTCGCATCCCACTACGCGCCAATGGGCATCCGCGCGAACGTGGTGGCGCCTGGCCTGATCCGCACGAACATGAGCCTCCGTGCGCAAGAAAACCCCGGCATTCTTGCCAAACTGCCGCATCTGCAACCGCTGACCGGCGACTTCGGCGAAGCGAGCGATGTCGCGGCTGCGGCGCTCTATCTCTTGTCAGACGACGCCCGGTTCGTGACTGGAACTGTTCTGCCCGTCGACGGTGGCTGGACCGTGCGCTGA
- a CDS encoding SDR family oxidoreductase: MDLGLTGKRFLIGGGSRGLGKAIAQVLSDEGAKVLLMSRDEEALKKAASEIGKNASYVAVDIASPGAVETLAQAVDEKLGGLDGILINAGGPPPGEVLGVTDAQWAQSFELLIGGPIRILRALTPRIEGDGAVLFITSSSVRQPIPNLDTSNVLRPGVAAMAKVLARELGPRIRVNSLAPGRFDTDRVRTLDKGRAEAQGITIEEQVAQMSKTIPLGRYGEPAEMGRIGAFLLSPAASYLSGISVQADGGMVTAIP, encoded by the coding sequence ATGGATTTGGGTTTGACCGGGAAACGGTTCCTGATCGGCGGTGGCAGCCGTGGGTTGGGGAAGGCGATCGCGCAGGTGCTTTCGGACGAAGGCGCCAAGGTGCTCCTCATGTCGCGCGACGAAGAAGCACTCAAGAAAGCGGCTTCCGAGATTGGCAAGAACGCGTCGTACGTCGCGGTCGATATCGCCAGCCCAGGAGCGGTCGAGACGCTTGCCCAGGCGGTCGATGAGAAGCTGGGGGGACTCGACGGCATCCTGATCAACGCGGGCGGCCCACCGCCGGGTGAGGTGTTGGGCGTGACCGATGCGCAATGGGCGCAGTCGTTCGAATTGCTGATCGGCGGACCGATTCGCATTCTGCGGGCCCTTACGCCCAGGATCGAGGGCGACGGCGCGGTGCTCTTCATCACGTCGTCATCGGTGCGGCAGCCGATTCCAAACCTCGACACCTCGAACGTGTTGCGCCCAGGCGTCGCCGCCATGGCCAAGGTGCTTGCGCGGGAGCTCGGACCCAGGATTCGGGTGAACAGCCTGGCTCCGGGCCGTTTCGATACCGATCGCGTGCGTACGCTCGACAAGGGACGCGCCGAGGCGCAGGGCATCACCATCGAGGAACAAGTGGCCCAGATGAGCAAGACCATTCCGCTGGGGCGGTACGGGGAACCGGCTGAAATGGGCCGCATTGGCGCGTTTCTGCTGTCGCCGGCCGCGTCCTATCTGAGCGGGATCTCGGTGCAGGCCGACGGCGGTATGGTAACGGCGATTCCGTAG